In Candidatus Zymogenaceae bacterium, the sequence AACCTCATCTACAAAGACCAGGCCTTCATCCCCGGTGAGAAGGGGGAGTACCCGGAATACCTGGAAAACTACCGGACCACCGACTCGGGCCTTTCTCTCTTTTTCAGGCCGGTAAAGATCACCGACGAGCCGCTGCTCAAGGAGTTTTTCTACGACCTGTCCGACAAGACCATATACCGGAGGTTCTTCATCAACCTCCTCTCCATATCCCACGAAAAACTCCAGAAATTTTCGGTGGTGGATTTTAACCGGGAGATGGTGATTCTGGCGGTTGATATCGAAAACAACAGGGAATCAGCCCTGGGGATCGGCCAGTATATCGTCGATATTCTCTCCAACTACGCCGAGATCGCCTTTATCGTCCGGGACGATCACCAAAAGATGGGCATCGGCACCGAGCTTTTGACCTACCTGACGTATCTTGCCAAGCGTCAGGGTCTGGCGGGTTTCACCGCCGAGGTGCTGCCCGTCAACAAGCCAATGCTCAGCCTGTTCGCGAAAGAGGGCTTTGAAATC encodes:
- a CDS encoding GNAT family N-acetyltransferase, which gives rise to NLIYKDQAFIPGEKGEYPEYLENYRTTDSGLSLFFRPVKITDEPLLKEFFYDLSDKTIYRRFFINLLSISHEKLQKFSVVDFNREMVILAVDIENNRESALGIGQYIVDILSNYAEIAFIVRDDHQKMGIGTELLTYLTYLAKRQGLAGFTAEVLPVNKPMLSLFAKEGFEIEKKSLGGVIKLKRDFTKD